The Spea bombifrons isolate aSpeBom1 chromosome 4, aSpeBom1.2.pri, whole genome shotgun sequence genome segment atttttattgtgacctTCTTCCACTTCTCAAACTGTCCTGTTCAGACACATCAGGTAATGAAATATTCGTTGCTGTAGGCTCTATCCCAATATTATTTCTGCCATTAATTTTTATCTCTGTAACTTATATAAACATCATTCTCGCCATCCTCCGGATCTCCACCTCAACTGGAAGacaaaaagccttctccacctgtagctcccacctgaccgtggtctgtatgtattatgggACCTTGGTGTTTAATTATgtgattccatctgaagaacaGTACTTAGGATTACAAAAAATGGTTTCTGTGTGTTACACTATTGTGTCCCCACTGTTAAATCCTGTTATATACAGTCTACGGAATGAAGAGATTAAAACGACAATAACAAAACTTgcattcaaaaaatatatataaattaaagactGTGTATGATTTACCACTTTTTTATGGCTGTATTACAGATAATAGAGAGAGGCTTTGATGAAGTCCATTGAATTTAATCTGCTAGATTTATTAGAGACAGACTGCTCTTTTTATGCTTAATATTTCTTTACTGccgcaaagaaaaaaaaatgtttaataataatttgcattttttttcacacttctCATTCATGCACAAGGGCTCTGACAGCAACTCCATCATTCCCTGCTAACTAACTGGTTTTGATGTCTGGTGTACGCTCAGTAAACGCTATTACTTTCTATTGCTTCATAGACTCCTGTAGCGTTTCTGCACATGCGCATATGGTGCTTGCATGAATCTTCTCTAAAATAtcagtttattttacattttataattattattctcaaattgtatttattattaccattaattaatgattacattgtttcattgttttaactggatgaatatatatataatgtcttcaTCCAATTCAGAATATTCTAACGATCATCATACCTCTACGGAGATTTTCCATATGAATGgcacattcattttaaaacaatgaaTTTCAGTATGATTTTCGGTTCCCGACGAAAttctaatgttattttttatgatatagaaacaaaataattatgtttctgTGCCCACTGCCCTCTCCCTCAGTCATGCCTGTGCCTTCTGCCCTTATTACCTTCGAACACTCTTTGCCCCTGCCCTTATCCCCATAGTCCATTAcctacagccttcccttcttgcCCTGTTTTTACCCTTTCCCACTTCCACtgccttgtgtgtgtgtgtgggggggtgtaagTCACTGTGCGAGAGAGTGTGACGCTGCAAAGAATTTACTAAAAGCAGAGAAGGGGGGGCGCGACAGGGGAGAGAGTcagcgtgtgagagagtgtgaagcTGCAGAGAATATACTAAAAGCAGAGAAAGGAGGGGGTGCGACAGGGGAGAGAGTcagcgtgtgagagagtgtgaagcTGCAGAGAATATACTAAAAgcagagaaaagagggggcGCAACAGGGGAGAGAGTCagcgtgtgagagagcgtgcaggtgcagaaaaaaaactgatagGAGAGATGGGAGGGAGAAGGAATGTGTGTAGTGTACACAGTGCCTGCAATAGccctaaattaaaatataatccttgtctgtagaggtaaattaTTGCGCAGCTTTACATGTACTGAAATTATTAATTACCAgttgcatattaattatgccATGTTTGGTAGTTTTTATAAGATGTATTAGTTTGATAATTTTTCCCCTGCACATAAAGTTCATTGTGACGGGAATGACCTGTACCCCCAACTGGCCTCCAGGGACATAAAACCGGCGGGCAGGACTAGCATCGAAGACAGCAGGGAACACAGCTCTTTGGGAACCTCGGTGGCACTTTagtatatagaaacatagcaataGAGCGCTTTACCACCCTGACAAgggcttacctcaataacaagaggGAACCTGTATTGAGGTATAACAGGAACTGATTTTATTGAGGAAACAATAACCGCCAGCCTTCAACAGCCTTTCAGTAGTCTGGCAGTGAGTTATGACCAGCATGCATCCCACCAAATGTAAAaagcaatatgcagatcatatgcaaattagttataacagaaaaccacaCCAACTTACACAAGCCTAcaatcagaaccaataatattggtcagacaggcaggCGGAAGGGGAAAACTGGGAACTGGAGAGCTCTGGTCCTCTCACTGTTGCGACTGTGTACTGCTAATCAGGTACAgggtgacttaaacataaatctAAGCAAGGGAACCAGATATTGTGCTGTAATTAGTGTCCACTGTCACCTGTTCGGAGTATGTAATGCACTCCAGGGGTCCACCGTCTATAATGGGAAACACAGCCTCCAGGCGCCACCCCCCCAAGTCATGTAGGCTTCCGTGACATTCATGTTTAGCTACAATACCCAGGTAATGTGGTTTATGGAAAGTTGTGCCTACCTAGTGGGAAAGTGTCCTTggaatcttttctttttcttttttttttctttttttttatagagaaaCATAAGGATTCAGTCTCACTGAGGAGGCTAGGATCTCCCATAAACCTGTAGACATTATTCAAAAGGATAGATTCAGAGGGCTATATGCCTGTTAGGGAAAACAAATGCTGCTATTTTCATTGAGCTTAGTCATTCAATCCTACTACAACTAGACCCTCAGTTATCAAACATTCTGGGCTTCGTCTAGGAGGTTCTGGGAGTCAGCCAAGGGGTTAGAGGGCTTGGGGGGCAAGTGGGGTGTGTAGAGCTCAGATAAGTCCCCTGGGGTGAAAGGATCTGTCAGGGGAGTCCCTTACTTTTGGAGTGGGGGAATATTTATTGTCTGCTAGCAGAGGGGAATATCTCAGTAATTTAGGTGCCATCTTTTTCAACCAAGCTGGTTTCCTTTTGTGTGGGGCAGCCCATCAGGCTTCAGGGGTCAAGGGATGGACTTGTGGCGGTAGCTTCCCGGGTTACCAGGGGTGGTATCTGGTGTTCCTGGTGGAGGTTCCTGGCTGAGCGTGGTTGCTGGAACCTCGGGTGTTGGTGGGGCATCACGGTATGCTCTCCCATAAGTGGCATTTATGGTTTGGCCCTGTAGTCCCTGTAAGCTTTTGGGTGATACCATTTATGAGGTTTTAATGATGTAAATGTTTTGTCATTGTCGTGTTAACTCACCTTTATGTTTACAGGTCATGTGGCAATGGCTTTTGTAAATAAACTGGCTGTGGCCTTTTTGGACCCATATGGTgttctgtgtgtttatttatagGGGTCATTGGACATGGCATAGCCTGAAAGCCGAGGCTACATCTGTCAAGGTTCTGTATGTCAACAGCCCCAATGTCAGCTCTATCAAGAAAAGCTATACTGGTTAAAGTTATCAGCCTTCAGACAAGAAATGGGTAGAACCAGCTATGGAAGAAACCATTTTTAAAGCTCTATTAGTTTCTAAATAATTCTGTGAAGCAAACTGTATTTCAGATAGTGAGGGGTTGGGGTTAAAATAAGATGGAGGGAGACAAGGTGGGAAGAGTTTGGCACGTGGACTTCTTCTGGATGTCCTTTTAGCAATGAAGACAGTCTGGGTTCATTTGAAAACATTactgtttatttacttttataagcCATTTATcagttatacaaaaaaacaaaaactgtctcaccctaatatataaacataatataaatgagaggttttggttatatgaattggccaaagcataattaagctcacccgccacgtcaaggcacactctcaatagggtgagaaccgactctcacctcctacatagtgggcacacaaagcagtgtATAACCTTATTATACGCATTTATCAGTTATGAAAATCACTTCCATTTCCTAATTCATTATGTGTTTTTAACTCAATTCCACAAGTACTTGAAAGGGATCGATCCTTGCATATAACTGAGAGAAAACATAACCttcacatttacatttatttaacatctcATACAGTCTCAGTCTGTGGGACGGATGTTTTCACCGGTAACCatatctgcaaaaaaaacaacccaacacTGGAGAGAGATAATTAGCAGATAAAACCCAATGGACTTTATCAAAGCCTCTCCCGATAATCTGTAAATAATGGACATGTCAAAGGTAGTCATTTAATGTTATTGATATCCATGGGTAGGAAAGAGGAACATGGCTGTTCATACTTAAATCAGCAATGACTATTTTTGGCTCTGCTTTCATAGCGGTttatcatacatacattttatttatagattttttttaaagataagatTTGCTAGTGTTGCCTTAATCTCTTCGTTCCTTAGGGTGTATATAAGGGGATTTAGCAGCGGGGTCACAATAGTATAACAAACAGAAACCATTTTTTGTAACCCTGAGTATTGTCCTTCAGATGGAATCACATAATTAAACATCATGGTCCCACAATACATACAGACCACGGtcaggtgggagctgcaggtggagaaggctttttgtCTTCCAGTTGAGGTGGAGATCCGGAGGATGGCGGCGATGATGTTTATATAAGTTACAAAGATAAAGATTAATGGCAGAAATAATATTGGGATAGAGTTGGCAGCACTTACTCGTTCAATAATTAATGTTTGCGAACAAGAAAGTCTGAGAAGTGGAAGAAGGTCGcaataaaaatggtttattatGTTTGACCCACAAAATGTCATCTGGTGTAAAAGGATAGTATGTGGTAAAGCAAAAAGCATTGCACAAACCCAACATGAAGATGCAAGAAGAACACAAAGTTTAAGGTGGATAATGGAGGAATAACGCAATGGgttacagatggccaaatatcgGTCATAGGACATCACGGTGAGGACGAAAAACTCATTGGTCCCACAtgcagaaaacaaataaaactgaaTTAAGCATCCAGACAGAGAAATAGAGCTTCCTTCTCTCAATATAATATGGAGCATTTCAGGTTGAATGGTTGTGGAGAGAAGGATGTCGTTGAAAGACAGGTGgctgaggaagaagtacatcggAGCGTTGATGTGGTGACATGCGATGACCAGTAATATGATTGTAAAATTAGCCGATAAcgttaaaatataaatcatgagaaacaaaagaagaagaatgaCTTTAGTGTTGTGGATGTTTGGAAATCCCAGAATAAAAAATTCTGTGTTTATTGTTGTGTTTGTAATCTGCTCCGAGATGTTTGTATGTGAAGATAAATAcatgaatataaatacattatctgACACACAAAAATGTTATCATTTGCTGACAGCAGCAGGGTATGACATCACTCAGTAGAAGTGATAGACACAATGATTTATAGGTCACAATAGCTGAAATAGTTAtcttatataaatgtaatacgtCAGTTACTTATGTAATTGCTG includes the following:
- the LOC128491726 gene encoding olfactory receptor 6M1-like; its protein translation is MYFFLSHLSFNDILLSTTIQPEMLHIILREGSSISLSGCLIQFYLFSACGTNEFFVLTVMSYDRYLAICNPLRYSSIIHLKLCVLLASSCWVCAMLFALPHTILLHQMTFCGSNIINHFYCDLLPLLRLSCSQTLIIERVSAANSIPILFLPLIFIFVTYINIIAAILRISTSTGRQKAFSTCSSHLTVVCMYCGTMMFNYVIPSEGQYSGLQKMVSVCYTIVTPLLNPLIYTLRNEEIKATLANLIFKKNL